The DNA sequence TAGAAGGAATGGTTTGCAGCAAGTGCACAGATAAAATCGAAGAAAAACTGAAATCTATTGATGGAGTGGAAGATGTGAAAGTACTTCTCGATGAAAAGGAGGCATATGTATCTGGAGATGTGGATGAGCAGGTTTTAAAATTAGCTATTGAATCTGAAGGATATGAGGTTAGTGCAATAGAGTCTATAGAGGAAGTCAAACACCCTGAAGAAAGAAAAGGATTTTTTAGAAGACTTCTAAAAAAAATAGAAGATTCAAATCAGAATACTTTTGGATCTGGAAAGCTTCACTGCTGTGACTCAGAAAAAAAGAAAAAGAGAACAAGTAACTCCTAAAAAGGGAAGAATAAGACCAATATGTGTTCCTGGAAACCATGGGCATTAAATCGGAATAACCCCATGATTCTCTCACAACAACATTCAAAATCTCACTGTAGAAAGCTGTATATAGAGATTCCCATCAATATTACTACTAAATAATCTTTTCCCTTTGGAGCAAAGTGTGATGAAATAAAAAAAGACTAGATAATTCCAGTCTTTAGTCATTTTGAAACCTTTTTATCTATCCGTTTTTTATATTTTTCATTTCGTTAGAATCCATATTTTTCATGTTTTCCATCATCTTTCCAGATTTCATACCCTTCATATCTTTCATTTTACCCATCATTTTACAGCTTTTATCTCCCATCATCATTTTACCAGTCATTTCAATTCCAAATTTCTCTTTTACATCAATTTTAAATTTTAATGAGTCTTTTTGACTTTGAGCCATTAATTTTGATTTTTTATCGATCAATTGATTGATCTTTCTTTGGTTTGGCTTTTCAGCTAACTGCTCTTTTTCAATCTGGATATTAACTTCCTTAATATCTAACATTGTTTTTTTATGGTTAGTCATTTGCTTTGACTTCATTTCTGTTAATTCTTTTTGTTGAGTTTCTGTAAGAGAGTTCATTTGGTTCATCTTACTCATCATCCCATTTCCATTCATTTCTGAAGACATTTGATTCATTTGTTGTGGTGAATTATCCTGTGCAAATGCCCCTGCTGATACTACTACTGCTAAAACTGCTATTAATTTTTTCATTATATGTTCCTCCTTTAATTTTTAATAACTTATTGTTATGGGGTAATGATATCGTGTTTGTGTGAAAATTGTGTGAAGCACACTTAATATTTGATTAAGTAATACTTTGACTATGCTAACATTTTATTTTTACTTTAAACTTTGTTTTATTTCCTGATATTCTTCCTCTGTTATTTCTCCTTTTACATATCTTGTTTTTAAAATTTCTAAAGGTTTTGAAAAATCTATTATAGTAAGGAAATCTCCATTGCCCTTTGAATTAATTTTCTCATAACCAGTAACGGCATTTTCAAATAATTTATAATTTATTTTAAAAGTTGTGATGATTATTAAAATAATAAATTTTTTTTCATTAAATTTCTCCTTTAATATTATTTATACGATATAAAATGTTGTTACATTTAGATATTAATTCCAAAATTAATACCCCCTATAGCTATTATATATAAGAAATACAAAATAGTCAAAACTAATTAAAATATTGACAATAGAGTGAAATAGGTCTATACTATATCAAATGTATAGGGGGGCACCCTATATAAAAAAGATAAAGGAGTGATTAATTTGGATTTTATTAAAGAAATTTTACAAGGGGATTTTATAAGAAACTTATGGGAATCAGATGTTTTTAGATATTTAATAATTATGTTTGGATTTCATATAGTTTTAGGAATGTTTGGGCTTGGGTGTTGTGGCAGCAAAAAAAATAAAAAAGGATCTAAAGATAAGGATTGCCACTAAGATTAGGAGGTTGAAATGAATAAATTAAAAGAGATGTTAAAAAAGCTCATCAATAAAATAGGAGAAGAAAATAACAAGAGTTTCGGTAACAAGAGGATGGATTGTTGTGACTTAAATAAAAAAAAATAAAAAGGAGTGATTTTTATGTTTAATACAGCTTTTATTATAAGTTTGTTTTTTAGCTATTATCTATTAAAGAGGGAAAGAAAAATTCATGTTTATTTAGGAAAGGGGTAAAAATTTGAAAAAGATAATTGTTAGATTTGAAGATCTGTTTTGTGATTTTTGCACTTATGACATTCAGATGGTTTTAAAAAAATATTCTCAAATTGAAAATTTTAAAATTAACAGAAATATTAATATGTTAGAAATTTATTTTAAAAAAAATAAGAAATTTCAACTGGAAGCAATAATAAAATCCTTTGAAGAAGAGGGGCTTAAAGTAGTTGAAGTTATTGGAGGGTAGCCATGAAAGAAAACTATATTATAAAAGGAATGAGTTGCGCTAGTTGTGCATCAAAAATTGAAAAAATGGTTAATAATCTAATTGGAATAGATCAGGCAACGGTAAATTTTTCTACAGAGACCCTTACCATCAATGGAACAGTCACAGAAGGTATTGTAGAAAAAACAGTAAGGGGTCTTGGATATGAAGCAGAAAAAAAATCTAACTTAAAAACTATAAATTTAAAGCTTATGGGGATGAGTTGTGCTAGTTGTGTTGCAAAGGTTGAAAAATCAATAAACAATTTAAATGGAATAAAAGAAAGCGTTGTAAACCTTGCTACAGAGAAAGCCACAGTTACCTATGACCCTCAAATTTTAAAGGTAAGGGATATAAAGGAGGCTGTCATTTATGCTGGGTTTGAAAGCAAAATGGCGCAAGATATAGATGTAGATCAGGAAGCCAAAGAAAAAGCTAGCATTCTAATGAAGCATAGAAATTCAATTATAATCATGGGGATGTTTACCCTTCCAGTACTATATTTAGCTATGGCAGAAATGTTTCTACCAAGCATTATTCCTAATTTTATAAAACCAGATGTAAATCCTAAATTATTTGCAGGGGTTCAGCTGCTCCTTTCTCTTCCAGTAATTTATCTGGGGAAGGGTTACTTTACCAGAGGGTTTAAAAGTCTATTAAAAAAGAGTCCTAATATGGATACCCTAATAGGGATAGGAACATCCGCAGCCTTTATGTATAGTATTTATAACACAATCATGCTTTTTATTACGCTTAATATAGACTATGTAATGCAGCTTTATTATGAGGCTGGTGTAGTTATACTTACACTTATCAGTTTTGGAAAGTATCTGGAAGATGTTACCAAAGGAAAAACTAGTGAAGCTATAAAAAAACTTGCAGGGCTTCAGCCTAAAACTGCTAACCTAGTAACAAAAAACGGGGAAGTGAAGTCAATAGATATTGATGAGGTAGAAGTAGGGGACGTACTATTAGTAAAACCAGGAGAAAGTGTTCCAGTAGACGGTATTGTTATAGATGGAATTACTGCAGTGAATGAGTCCATGCTCACTGGAGAGAGTCTTCCTGTTAAAAAATCTAAGGGAGACAAGGTTATAGGAGCATCAATCAATAAAACAGGATCTATAAAGTTTAAAACCGAAGCCATAGGGAGCGACACAGCTCTTTCACAGATTATAAAACTTGTGGAGGATGCTCAAGGATCAAAGGCTCCAATTGCAAGAATGGCAGATATAATTTCAAGTTATTTCGTACCAATAGTTATGGTTATATCAGTAGTTTCAGGGATAGCATGGTATTTTACAGCTAATGCTCATCCGGAGATCATTCCTGAAATATTTAACGGGAGCCCTATAGGGTTTGCACTTACAATTTTTATATCAGTTCTTGTTATTGCGTGTCCGTGTGCTCTAGGTCTTGCAACACCTACTTCAATAATGGTAGGAACAGGAAAAGGAGCTGAAAATGGAATCCTTATTAAAGGAGGGGAAGCATTAGAGACAGCTCATAAGGTGACTAAGATAATTTTTGATAAAACAGGGACAATTACCCTTGGAGAACCTAAAGTTACAGATATCATAGCAGTAAAAGGAATCTCAGAAGGTGAGATCCTGCAAAAAGTTGCCAGTGCAGAGGTTCATTCAGAGCACCCACTGGGAGAAGCTATAGTTAATGAAGCTAAAGATAAAGAGTTTAACCTTTCAGAGGTTTTAGAATTTCAATCTATTACAGGTAAAGGAATTACAGGCTATGTAGATGGAGTATTCGTAGCCATCGGAAATAAGAAACTTTTAGATGAGTATAATATAGTCTCTGTATTAGAAAATGAGATGGATAAACTGGCTGATGAAGGAAAGACACCCATGTATATTATCCTAGGAGAGAAACTAGGAGGAATAATAGCGGTAGCGGATCCGGTAAAGGAAACATCGAAAAAAGCAATAGAGGAACTACATAGAATAGGTGTGGAAGTAGCTATGGTAACAGGAGATAATAGAAAAACGGCCAATGCTATTGCAAAGCAGGTTGGTATAGATGTGGTTCTGGCAGAGGTGCTTCCAAAAGATAAATCAGAAGAGGTTAAAAAGCTTCAGGCAGATGGAAGTATCGTCGCTATGGTAGGAGATGGTATCAATGATGCTCCAGCTCTAGCTCAGGCTGACATAGGTATAGCAATTGGAAGTGGAACAGATGTAGCCATAGAATCAGCTAATATAGTTCTTATGAAGGACGACTTGAATGACGTACCACTAGCTCTTAACCTTTCAAAGGCGACTATAAAAAATATCAAACAGAATCTTTTCTGGGCTTTTTTCTATAATACAATAGGAATTCCTGTGGCTATGGGAATGTTATTCGGAGTATATTATTTTACTACTGGAAAGATAAATGGAATGCTTCTTTTAAGCCCTGCTTTAGCAGGAGGAGCAATGGCTTTTTCATCGGTATCAGTAGTTTCTAATGCATTAAGATTAAAAAAATTTAAAAAATAGGGAGGCAACAAGATGTTATTATTTTTTCCATTGATATTAATAATTATATTATTAATTGTAACTAATATCAGAATTGTACCACAATCACAGTCATATGTTATTGAGAGGTTAGGAGCTTATATGGATACCTGGGGTGTAGGTTTAAGATTAAAGATTCCATTTATAGATAGAATAGCTCGAAAGGTATCTTTAAAGGAGCAGGTTATTGATTTTCCTCCACAGCCGGTAATTACCAGAGACAATGTAACTATGCAGATAGATACTGTTATATATTTTCAGATAACAGATCCTAAATTATATACTTATGGAGTAGAATATCCTCTAAATGCTATAGAAAATCTTACAGCAACTACATTAAGAAATATTATAGGAGAATTGGAATTGGATTCTACATTAACATCTAGAGATGTTGTAAATACTAAGATGAGAGCTATCTTAGATGATGCTACAGATCCATGGGGAATCAAGGTAAATAGAGTAGAATTAAAAAATATTATGCCACCTGCAGAGATTCAGGATGCTATGGAAAAGCAGATGAAAGCTGAGAGAGAAAGAAGACAAAAGATATTAATTGCAGAGGGAGAGAAAACTTCTGCAATATTAGTAGCAGAAGGGGAAAAGCAATCAGCAATTTTAAGAGCTGAAGCTAATAAAGAATCCGCTGTAAGGATAGCAGAAGGAGAAGCAGAAGCGTTGTTAGAAGTGACTAAAGCTCGAGCTGAGTCGTTGAAATTATTAAATGAATCACATCCAACTAAAGAAGTACTATCTTTAAAAGCTATGGAAGCATTCGTGAAAGTAGCAGATGGTAAAGCAACTAAGATAATAATTCCATCGGAATTACAAAATGTTGCTAATATCGCTACAGCTTTTACGGCAACAAATACTAAATAAATATTAAATAAAAGGACACTAGAGTGTCCTTTTTAAAGTTCATTTATTATTGATGTTACTTTATATTTTTAAAAACGCCCCTTATAAAGTTGTTTCCAAAAAAATATTTTAAAGAAATTTTTTCGAAATTATTGATTTTAATAGTATTAAGGGTATCTCTATTTAAATGGCAGCCCATTGCAAAGATCTTCCATGCAGGGGTAAGGATATTTTGTAAAAAAAATAAAAATTTCTTTTCGTTTTTAATGTGTTCCAGGACTAAAAGTTTTCCATTTGGCTTGCACACTCTTTTGGCTTCTTTCAATGCCTTATCAGGATTAGGAATAGTACACAGAGCCAGGGTTATCACTACAGTATCGAATGTATTATCATCAAAGGGCAGATCTTCTCCAGAGGCAGAAATTATTTTTATATTTTTCCCACCGATTTTTTTCTTAGCCTCTAAACTCAAAGTTTCATCAGGTTCTACAGCTGTTACTTGGTGCTTTGAATAGAATTCAAAATTAACACCAGTTCCCGCCCCAAACTCTATCACTTTTCCTTCAATATTTTTTAAAAGTATGTTTCTTTCCTTGTGCAGCATCTTTTTTTCGACTTT is a window from the Fusobacteria bacterium ZRK30 genome containing:
- a CDS encoding heavy metal translocating P-type ATPase, which encodes MKENYIIKGMSCASCASKIEKMVNNLIGIDQATVNFSTETLTINGTVTEGIVEKTVRGLGYEAEKKSNLKTINLKLMGMSCASCVAKVEKSINNLNGIKESVVNLATEKATVTYDPQILKVRDIKEAVIYAGFESKMAQDIDVDQEAKEKASILMKHRNSIIIMGMFTLPVLYLAMAEMFLPSIIPNFIKPDVNPKLFAGVQLLLSLPVIYLGKGYFTRGFKSLLKKSPNMDTLIGIGTSAAFMYSIYNTIMLFITLNIDYVMQLYYEAGVVILTLISFGKYLEDVTKGKTSEAIKKLAGLQPKTANLVTKNGEVKSIDIDEVEVGDVLLVKPGESVPVDGIVIDGITAVNESMLTGESLPVKKSKGDKVIGASINKTGSIKFKTEAIGSDTALSQIIKLVEDAQGSKAPIARMADIISSYFVPIVMVISVVSGIAWYFTANAHPEIIPEIFNGSPIGFALTIFISVLVIACPCALGLATPTSIMVGTGKGAENGILIKGGEALETAHKVTKIIFDKTGTITLGEPKVTDIIAVKGISEGEILQKVASAEVHSEHPLGEAIVNEAKDKEFNLSEVLEFQSITGKGITGYVDGVFVAIGNKKLLDEYNIVSVLENEMDKLADEGKTPMYIILGEKLGGIIAVADPVKETSKKAIEELHRIGVEVAMVTGDNRKTANAIAKQVGIDVVLAEVLPKDKSEEVKKLQADGSIVAMVGDGINDAPALAQADIGIAIGSGTDVAIESANIVLMKDDLNDVPLALNLSKATIKNIKQNLFWAFFYNTIGIPVAMGMLFGVYYFTTGKINGMLLLSPALAGGAMAFSSVSVVSNALRLKKFKK
- a CDS encoding SPFH/Band 7/PHB domain protein, whose amino-acid sequence is MLLFFPLILIIILLIVTNIRIVPQSQSYVIERLGAYMDTWGVGLRLKIPFIDRIARKVSLKEQVIDFPPQPVITRDNVTMQIDTVIYFQITDPKLYTYGVEYPLNAIENLTATTLRNIIGELELDSTLTSRDVVNTKMRAILDDATDPWGIKVNRVELKNIMPPAEIQDAMEKQMKAERERRQKILIAEGEKTSAILVAEGEKQSAILRAEANKESAVRIAEGEAEALLEVTKARAESLKLLNESHPTKEVLSLKAMEAFVKVADGKATKIIIPSELQNVANIATAFTATNTK
- a CDS encoding class I SAM-dependent methyltransferase gives rise to the protein MKAYLYDKLMSKVEKKMLHKERNILLKNIEGKVIEFGAGTGVNFEFYSKHQVTAVEPDETLSLEAKKKIGGKNIKIISASGEDLPFDDNTFDTVVITLALCTIPNPDKALKEAKRVCKPNGKLLVLEHIKNEKKFLFFLQNILTPAWKIFAMGCHLNRDTLNTIKINNFEKISLKYFFGNNFIRGVFKNIK
- a CDS encoding LDCC motif putative metal-binding protein; protein product: MNKLKEMLKKLINKIGEENNKSFGNKRMDCCDLNKKK